The nucleotide sequence CCGGACGCAACCGACTTGGTCGTCCGCACCAAGGGAAGACCGATGGATCGGCCCGAGGCGGAGGTCCCCGAGCGACTGGCCGCCGCGGCGGACGACGTCGACGTCCTCGAACTGCTCGACCCCGCCGTCCGCGACTGGTGGGTCGACCGGTTCGGGGCGTACGTCCCCGAGAACGGCGGCTTCTTCACGCCGCCACAGCGGGGCGCCATCCCGCTCGTCCACGAGGGGGAGAACGCGCTCGTCTGTGCCCCGACGGGCAGCGGGAAGACCCTCGCCTCCTTCATCGCGATCATCAACGAACTGTTCCGCCGGGAGCGGGCCGACGGCCTCGACGACACGGTGTACTGTCTGTACGTGTCGCCGCTGAAAGCACTCGCCAACGACGTCCAGCGGAACCTCGCTGACCCGCTGGCCGGCATCCGGGAGCGACTGGAGACGCGGGGGGAGTCGACGGAAGTGCGACAGGCCACCCGCCACGGCGACACCGACGACGCCGCCCGCCGGCGGATGCTCGCGGAGACGCCACACATCCTCAACACGACCCCCGAGACGCTCGCCATCCTGCTCAACGCCCCGAAGTTCCGCGAGAAACTGCGGACCGTCGAGTACGTCGTCGTCGACGAGATTCACGCGCTCGCCGCGAACAAGCGCGGCACGCACCTCTCGGTGTCGTTGGAACGGCTGGCAGACCTGACCGAGGGCTCGCCGACCCGGATCGGCTGTTCGGCGACGGTCGAACCCCTCGATACCGTCGCCGACTTCCTCGTCGGGCGGGCGGAACCGGGTGGCCCGGCCCGGGACTGCGAGGTGGTCGACGCCCGCTTCGCCCGCGAGTTCGACCTCCGGATCGACTGCCCGGTCGACGACCTGGTCGCCACGCCCGGCGACGTCGTCCGCGACCGCTTCTACGACCGCCTCCACGACCTGGTCGACTCCCACACCAACACGCTGGTGTTCACGAACACCCGCTCGGGTGCCGAGCGGGTCCTGCAGGCGCTCCGCGAGCGCTACGGCTACGACGACGGGAACTCCGGCTGTCACCACGGGAGCCTCTCGGCCGAGCGCCGGGACGCGGTGGAGGCGGCGCTCAAGGCCGGCGACCTCGACGTGGTGACCACCTCCACCAGCCTCGAACTCGGTATCGACATGCCCCACGTCGACCTGGTAGTGCAGGTCGGCTCGCCGAAATCCGTCGCGGCGTTGCTCCAGCGGGTCGGACGGGCTGGCCACCAAGTGGGACAGGTCGTCGAGGGGCGCGTGGTCGCCCTGGACCGCGACGACCTGGTCGAGTGTGCCGTGATGGGCCGCAAGGCCGAATCCGGGTTCGTCGACCGCGTGTTCGTCCCCGAGAACGCCTTCGACGTGGCCGCCCAGCACGTCTATGGGATGGCGATCAACGGCGTTCGCCCCGAGTCCGAGGTGCGGGCGATCCTCCGCCGAGCCTACCCCTACCGGAACTTCGGCGGCGACGACTTCGAGACGCTCTTTCGGTACCTCACCGCCGATTACGAGGGACTGGAGGAGCGAAACGTCTACGCGAAGGTCTGGCGGGACCGGAACGACCCGCCGGACGGCGAGCACCACCACCCGTCGTTCCCGGTCGGCGAGCCACTGATCGGCAAGCGGGGCCGCCTCGCGCGGATGATCTACCTGACGAACGTCGGGACCATCCCCGACTCCTTCGCCTGTGACGTGTTCGTTCGCGGCGGCGAGGAGTGGGTCGGCCAACTCGACGAGGACTACCTCGACACCCTCGATCCGGGCGACGTGTTCGTCATCGGCGGCGAGCGCTTCGAGTTCCGCTACCGTCGCGGTTCGAAGGTGTACGTCGACCGCACCGCCGCCCGGCCGACGGTGCCCTCGTGGTACTCCGAGCGCCTGCCGCTCTCGGCGGACCTCGCGCGGGAGATCCTCGCCTTCCAGCGCGACCTCCTCGACCGTCTCGGCGAGGGCGGTCCGCCGGCGGCCCGGGACTGGCTCCGGAGCGACGTCCTGTCGGAACGGGCGGTGCGGGCGCTGACCCGCCTCTACGACCAGCAGGTCGCCTTCGCCGGCGCGGAGAGCGTCTCGACGCCGACCCGCCTCGCCATCGAGGAGGTACGCGACCGGGAGACCTACCGCCGCCGGTACTACGTCCACGCTGTCTACGGGCGGCGGTGCAACGACGGCCTCTCGCGGCTGCTGGCCGCGAAGTGTGCCAACGAGGCGACGGCGAACGTCACCGTCGCGGTCGCCGACAACGGCTTCGTCCTCTCGATGCCGCTGAACCGCCGGATCGACGTCGCCGGCCTCCTCCGGGGACTCGACCCCGACGACGTGCGGGCGGAACTCCGGGCGGCCCTCCGGGGGACCGACCTCCGCAAGCGGTACTTCCGGATCGACGCCACGCGCTCGCTGATGATCCTGAAACGGTACAAGGGGACGGAGAAGTCGGCGGCTCGCCAGCAGGTCGAAAGCGAGACGCTCCTCTCGCTGGCCGACGACCTGGAGGACTTCGCGGTGATCGAGGAGACCGACCGGGAGCTACTGGAGGACAAACTCCACGTCGAGGGGCTCGAACGCGTGCTTCGGGGGATCCGGTCGGGGAAAATCGAGATCAGCGAGCGGACGGTCGAGACGCCCACGCCGCGGGCCTTCGGCCTGGCGACCCTCGCCGCCACCGACACCGTCCTCGCCGAGGACGAGGACGCGGTGCTCCGGGAGTTCCACGAGCGGGTGCTGGCGGATATCGACGGGAGGTCGGCGGGAAGCGACGCCGATGTCGCCGGCGGTAACGGGCCACGCGGAGCGGACGGCGACGGGTAACGGCACGACTGACCGGCCCGGCGGGCGGACGGATCGACCAACGGACATTTGTCGGTGTGGCAAATACGATCGGGTGACGGAAACGGTAATTCGGCTATCGCCGGGGACGGTCGGGGGGCCACGATGTGGGACATAGGACGGTCGTCATGGTAAGGTCGGCTCACGCTCTCGGGTAGATGGATCTCTCGCTCACGCTGTTCGTGCTGCTGGAGCTCGTCGTCGGCGCGACAGCGACGGTCGTGGCGTTCGTGGCGTGGACCTACCGCGACAGGCCGGGGGGAACTCCCCTGCTGGCGATGGCGGTCACGGGCGTCGCCTACGCGGCGACGAGCGTCGTCGAGTCGACCGTCGGCGACCCGATGCTGTGGGAGCTGGTCACGGGCCTCCAGTATCCACTGACGGCCGCCCTCGCCGTCGAGTCGTTCTACCTCGCCGCCGAGTTCACGCGGCGCGAGCGGTACCTGCGGCCGGCGGTCACGGGGCCGCTGGTCGGCGTGGTGGTGGTGATCCTAGCAGTCTCGCTGACCGATCCCGCACACGACCTGCTTCGAGGCCCACCCGAACTGACGGCCATGGGCGTGTTCACCGCCACCTACGGCCCGCTCTTCTGGATGCATACGCTCGTCTCGCTGGCGATCATCCTCGCCAGCGTCACCCTGTTGACCGTCGAACTGGCGAACGCGGACGGGATCTACCGCGAGCAGATCACAGCCGTCGTCGTGGGCTTTCTGCTCGGAATCGCCTTCTTCCTCTGGGAGTCGCTCGCACCGATCCATCCGGCGTTCAACCTCGCGACCGTCGGGATCGTCGGCTGGTGTTTCGCCACGCTCTGGGGCGTGTTCCGGGTCGATCTACTCGAAACGAGACAGGTCGCCCGCAAGACGCTCATCGACGGCATGGCCGATCCCGTCATCGCGCTGGACACGGAGGACCGCGTCCTCGACACCAATCCACGGGCGCGCGACCTCCTCGACCTCGACGACGACGACGTCGGGACCCCCGTCACGGCGGCGCTCTCCGCGTATCCGCCGCTGCTGGACGCGATCGATGCCGGCGAGGACGAACGGGAGATCACGCTCCGGCGGGACGGCGGGGAGCGCCACTACCGGATCAAGCAGTCGCCGGTGTATCACACCCGGTCGCACGCGGGCCGCCTCGGCGATCGCGAGGTCCGACTCGGTCGGACGGTGGTGATCGAGGACGTGACCGAGCGCAGGAACCGTGAGCGGGAACTCGAACGACAGAACGAGCGCCTCGACGAGTTCGTGAGCGTCGTCTCTCACGACCTTAGAAACCCGCTGAACGTCGCCGCGGGACACGCCGAGCTGGCCCGTCAGGAGTGTGACAGCGACCACCTCGACGAAGTGCTGCGATCGCACGAGCGGATGGAGACCCTGATCGAGGACCTCCTGACCCTGGCACGGAGCGGGCGCTCCATCGACGAGACGGAGGCGGTCGACCTGCCGGCGGTCGCCCGGCGCTGCTGGCGGAACGTCGAGACCGACGGCGCGACTCTCTCCGTCGAGACGGACCTGACGGTCGTCGCCGACCGGACCCGCCTCCAGCAGCTGCTGGAGAACCTCGTGCGGAACAGCGTCGAACACGGGTCGACCGACAGCCGGCCGGAGGCCGACGATAGCGTCGAACACGGAGCGGGCAACGACGACGGCGTCACGGTCACGGTCGGTGCGGTCGAGGACGGCTTCTTCGTGGCGGACGACGGCTCGGGGATCGACGCGGCGGAGCACGAGCGGGTGTTCGAGAGCGGCTACTCGACCGGGGACGAGGGGAGCGGGCTCGGATTACACATCGTCGAACGGATCGCCGAGGCACACGGTTGGTCCGTCCGCGCCGCCGAGAGCGCGGCGGGCGGGGCGCGCTTCGAGATAACCGGCGTCGAGGCGGCGTAGGTCTCGGGTCGTCGTCACCGCCGCGCCCAGTCCAGCATCCGGGCGTAGAACGGCTCCGACGCCAGCGCCCCGGCGTCCCCGACGAGGACGAGCGACTTCTTCGCCCGCGTGAGCGCCACGTTCACCCGCCGGGTATCCTCGAAGATGGGGCCGTCGAGGTCGCCGGTGGCGACGAAGGAGACGACGACCACCTCGGCGCTCGACCCCTGGAAGCGGTCGACGGTGTCGACGGCCACGTCCACCCGGCGGCTGATCTCCGCCACCTGCGCGCGGAAGGGGGCGATCACCACCACGTCGTCGGGGTCGACGCCGGCGTCGAGGTACTCCGCGACGACGGCGGCCACCCGCTCGGCCTCGACGGGGTTGGCGTTGCCCTCGCGGCACCCGTCGGGGTCGATAAATCGGACGCCCCGCCGAAGTTCCGGACCGAGGGCCGCCCCGTCGACGCCCGGGAGGTCGGAAAGCGTCCCGCCGGCCACCTCGGGGGTCGCCGGACGGAGCGCGCCGTCGTAGAACTCCCGGGAGGCAAAGGCCTGGATGCGCTGGCTCATGCGGTACTGTCTGTCGAGCATGGTCGCGGCGTCGGGATGCGCGTCGTGGAGGCGCTCGAACAGCGATGTAGCGAGCCGTTCGTCGCCCGACTGGACGACCGGCGGGAGTTGCTGGTGGTCGCCGACGAGAACGAACCGGTCCGCGAGGTTGATGGCCGCGAGCGTCCCCGGCTCCGTCAACTGCGACGCCTCGTCGACGACGGCGACGTCGAAGGAATCCTCGCGGAGCTCCCGGGAGCCACAGGTGGCGGTGGTGGCGGCGACGACGGGCGCCGACCGGAGCGCGGCCGCCCGGTCGTTCGGCTCGCCCCGGCGCTCCAGGCGCACGTCGAGCATGTCCTCGCGGACGCCAGTCGCCGTGCCCACCCGGGCCACGTCCTCGAACCCCTGTTCCCGGAGGGCTTCGAGGGCGTTGTCGACGGCACGGTTCGTAAACGCCGAGAGGAGGACCCGCTCGCCGCGTTCGACCAGCGCTCGGACGAGGTGGGCGATGGTGTAGGTCTTGCCCGTCCCCGGCGGGCCGTGGACGAGCGCGAAATCCTCGGCGCCGACGGCCCGCCGGACGGCGTCGTTTTGGGCATCGTTGTTGTCGACGAACGTCTCCGTCACCTCGTTGAAGGTGGGGTCCCGCCGGCCGAACAGGACGTCCTTCCGCTCGGGGTCGCCCTTCAGGAGCGCGTCGTGGAGTGCCGTCAGCTGGCGCGAGACCGAAATCTCCGAGGGGTAGACGTCGAGCCGTCGTAGGTCGAGCGGTTCGTCCGCCCTGACGACCGCCTCGTCGCCGAGTTCCTCGATCCGCCCGAGTTCGGCGTCGCCGTCGATGGGGTCGCCCGCGCTGGCGAGGGCGACGTCGCCCTCGCGGAGTTTCGAGACGGCGCCGTCGGGGACCCGTGCCCGGAGTTCCCAGTCGCCGTCGGGGAGCTGCCGACGGTCGAGCGGCTCCAAGTCGATCAGGGCGCGGTCGGCCGCCGCCCGCTCGGCCGGTCGCTGTTCCCACAGCTTCCGGTACTCCGCGTGGACCGCCCGGCGCTCGTCCTCGATGGCCCGGTAGAACGTCTCGAAGTACTCGCGTTCCTCCTCGGGGATGGCGGTGCCGACCTGTCCGGCCTTGGACTCCTGATCGAGGCGCCCCGAGACGACCATGCAGGTGTCCTGCTCGAAGCACCACTCGCATTTGGCGTCGGCCTCGTAGCCCGTAGGGACGCGACGCTCGGCCTCGGCGGCCGCGATCTCGTTGCGCGTCCGGACGACGAACTCCAGCAACCCGCGCCCGACCGAGAACTCCTTGGCCGGGGAGAGGTCGCCGCTCGCCTCGCTCCGGTCGAGGGCCGCGTTCTTCGTGTAGAGGAGCGTCCCCGTGTCCGGCGGGTCGCCCGACTCGCCGAGCAGGAGGGCGTACGTCGCCGCCTGGATCTTGTCGTGAAAGCGCGGGTCGCGCTTGGTGTTTTTCCCCGTCTTGAGTTCGACCGGCATCCCGCGCCGGAGCGCGTCGGCGCGTCCCTTGATGCCGAAGGTGGGACTGATGAGCGTGTACTCCGAGCGCCACTCGTCCTCGTCGGTGAGGGTACCCTGTGCCAGCCACCCCTCGATGGCGGCGGCGTTCCGGCGCACCTCGTCGCGGACCTCCTCGGCCTCGCGGCCCAGCAACCCGAGTTCCAGCCCCGCGGCTTCGACGTGGTCCGCGACGGCGGCGTCGAGGTCACGGCCCCGCAACAGGTCGCCGAACACCTCGTGGACGATGGTCCCCTTGACGACGGGGTAGGCGAGTGGCACGCCCGAGAGCTTGTTCAGGTAGTACATCCGCGGACACTGCACCCACGAGCGCACGTCGGTCACGTCCACGAGGAAGTCGGGTTCGAGGACGACGTAGGAGTCGCCGGTCGTCGCGTATCCCCGCTCGCCCCGGAACTCCGTCTCTTCGGCCTCGGTCACGAGGAGGTCCATCCCCTCGCCCGCATGCTCGGCGGTGTGGGTCCACTTCCCCCAGAGCGTCACCGTGACCGATCCGTCGGCCGTCGTCGCCCCCTCGCCGTCGATGCGCTCGGGACGGATCGTCGCCTCGACGAGTTCGCGTTCGCCGTGTCGCGTCGAGACGCTTCGCACCTCGCCGACGTCGATGATCGTCCCGCGGAGGTTCACGACCGGGGGTGGGCGGTCGCCGGCGAAAAACCCTGCGGGTCACCCACCGTCGCCGTCCCCCTCGCCGCTCCGGACGTCGCCGAGGCGGTCGACCGCCTCGTCGTCCGCCGCCGAGACCGTGGTTCGCCCCCGCGGCGACCCGGGCGGGCCGTCCCCGGCTTCGGCCGACCGCACGTCCGTCGACCCGCACAGCGGGCACGCCCCGGTCGGGTCCTCGACGGCCGTCCCGCAGACTGCACAGACGACGTCGCCGGTCGGGTCGTCGTCCGCCATCTCGCGGTCGCCGGTCGGGTCGTCGACGTCGACCGCTCGCTCGCCCGCCGTCGGCGCATCGGTCCCGCCGGCCACCGACTCGGCGTCGGGGATGGACACCCGGTCGGGGCGCTCGACGTCCTCGCCGTCGCCCGACGTGTCGTCGCCGTCCTCGGTCGTGGCAGCGTTCGGAACCGTCCCCGACGACGTTTCACCCTCCGAGGGGGGCGATGGATCGAGATCCGACGGCGTCTCCAACGGTCGGTCGTCCCGGTGGACGACGGTGGGGGACTCGCCCGCGAACCGATCCTCGTCATCCGGGGGCGCGTCGTCGCCATCAGTCCCGTCGCCCAAAAAGGAGCCGAGCCACGCGCGGAGGCCATCGAGGAGCCCCGTCATCGGTAATGTTTGAACAGGAGCGCCTTCACGTCGTCTTTGGTCCGGACCTGCTCGGTCGTCCCGTCGGGCAGTTCGACCGCGTACCGCTCGTCGCCGTCGGACTCGCCCCACTTGTCGTCGTGGGTGTCCAGCAGACTCATCATCTCGTTCAGCATGGCGTCGTCGCCGCCGGTCGTGGGGTCGCCGTCGGTCGTCCCGTCCGCGGCCTCGCCGTCGTCGTCGTCGTCGACGACACGGGCCGTCGCGGCCTCGGTGCCGCCGACCGAGTCGCCCCCGTCGGCGTCGTCCGCCGCGTTCGCGGGGTCCGCCTCCTCGTCGTCCTCGTAGCGATCGAGGAGATATTCGACGGCGTCGCGGGGCCGGACGTGGCCGTACTTGCCGACCACGTCGCGCGCGATCTCCTCCTGGAGGGCGCGCAGACGCTCCTCCTGTTCCGAGGTGATCTCGATTTCGGGCATTGCCCGAGTTTGCGTCCCGCGACCTATGAAGGTGGGCGTCTCCGCGACCGATACACTCTCGGGGATCGCTCGTCAACCGCGGCCCATGCGGGTCAGAGAGTGGCAGGACATCCTCGACGACGTGAGCGAAGGAACCGTCGACCCGGACGGGTGGCGTGCCGTCGCCGGACAGCGCCGTGACGGCGTCGGCGAGGATCTCTATCTCGGCCATCCGGGCGTCGGCGTCTACCACCTGAAGACGTACGCGAAGAACCCGTACGACGTCCGGGGCGTCGGCACGAAGGTCACCCGGTCGCTCGACGACGACATCGCCGCTCACTTCCCGACCGAGGACCGCCCCCGGCGCTTCGCGGTCCAGTCGCCGCCGGAGAACGAGGACGAGGCCGAGTCGACGGCCAGACGGCTGGCCGAGACGGTACGGGTTCACGCCGAGGCACCGACGACGCCCGAGGACTTCTTCGAGGACGTGATGGAGACCGTCGACAGCCCGGCCTACGGACCGATGTCCTTCGACCTCGCGGACCGCCCCGAGCCGCTGGACGCACTCTCGGAGACGTTCGAGGAGGCGGAGGAACTGCTCGATGCGGAACTCGATGATCTGATCGAAAACGACGGCGTCGGCCGCGGCTTCCAGTGACTACGCGGCGTCGGCGGCGCCCTTGGCTTCGAGGAGCTCCTTGTACCGGTTGCGGATGGTGACCTCGCTGATGTTGGCCACCTCGCTGACCTCGCTCTGGGTCACCGTCTCGTTGGTGAGGAGGGCGGCGGCGTAGACGGCGGCGGCCGCGAGGCCGACCGGGCTCTTGCCGCTGTGGACGCCGCGCTCGCGCGAGGAGCGGAGCAGTTCGCGGGCCTGTCGGCTCACCTCCTCCGAGAGGTCGAGATCGGAGGCAAAGCGCGGGACGTACTGCTCGGGGTCGGCGGGTTTGACCTCGAGTTTGAGTTCGCGGACGACGTAGCGGTACGTCCGGGTCAGCTCCATCTTCTCGACGCGGGAGACGGTGGCGATCTCGTCGAGGCTTCGTGGGGTGCCGGCCTGGCGCGCGGCGGCGTACAGCGCGCTGGTGGCGACGCCCTCGATCGATCGGCCGGGTAGGAGGTCGTCGGCGAGCGCGCGGCGGTAGATGACGCTCGCGGTCTCGCGGACGTTCTCGGGCAGGCCGAGCGCCGAGGCCATGCGATCGATCTCGCCGAGGGCCTGCTTGAGGTTGCGCTCCTTCGAGTCACGGGTGCGGAACCGCTCGTTCCAGGTCCGCAGGCGCTGCATCTTCTCACGCTGGCGCGAGGAGAGCGCCCGCCCGTAGGCGTCCTTGTCCTGCCAGCCGATGTTCGTCGACAGCCCCTTGTCGTGCATCATCTGGGTCGTCGGGGCACCCACGCGGGACTTGGAGTCGCGCTCGCTGGAGTCGAAGGCGCGC is from Haloplanus salinarum and encodes:
- a CDS encoding ATP-dependent helicase, with product MDRPEAEVPERLAAAADDVDVLELLDPAVRDWWVDRFGAYVPENGGFFTPPQRGAIPLVHEGENALVCAPTGSGKTLASFIAIINELFRRERADGLDDTVYCLYVSPLKALANDVQRNLADPLAGIRERLETRGESTEVRQATRHGDTDDAARRRMLAETPHILNTTPETLAILLNAPKFREKLRTVEYVVVDEIHALAANKRGTHLSVSLERLADLTEGSPTRIGCSATVEPLDTVADFLVGRAEPGGPARDCEVVDARFAREFDLRIDCPVDDLVATPGDVVRDRFYDRLHDLVDSHTNTLVFTNTRSGAERVLQALRERYGYDDGNSGCHHGSLSAERRDAVEAALKAGDLDVVTTSTSLELGIDMPHVDLVVQVGSPKSVAALLQRVGRAGHQVGQVVEGRVVALDRDDLVECAVMGRKAESGFVDRVFVPENAFDVAAQHVYGMAINGVRPESEVRAILRRAYPYRNFGGDDFETLFRYLTADYEGLEERNVYAKVWRDRNDPPDGEHHHPSFPVGEPLIGKRGRLARMIYLTNVGTIPDSFACDVFVRGGEEWVGQLDEDYLDTLDPGDVFVIGGERFEFRYRRGSKVYVDRTAARPTVPSWYSERLPLSADLAREILAFQRDLLDRLGEGGPPAARDWLRSDVLSERAVRALTRLYDQQVAFAGAESVSTPTRLAIEEVRDRETYRRRYYVHAVYGRRCNDGLSRLLAAKCANEATANVTVAVADNGFVLSMPLNRRIDVAGLLRGLDPDDVRAELRAALRGTDLRKRYFRIDATRSLMILKRYKGTEKSAARQQVESETLLSLADDLEDFAVIEETDRELLEDKLHVEGLERVLRGIRSGKIEISERTVETPTPRAFGLATLAATDTVLAEDEDAVLREFHERVLADIDGRSAGSDADVAGGNGPRGADGDG
- a CDS encoding histidine kinase N-terminal 7TM domain-containing protein, coding for MDLSLTLFVLLELVVGATATVVAFVAWTYRDRPGGTPLLAMAVTGVAYAATSVVESTVGDPMLWELVTGLQYPLTAALAVESFYLAAEFTRRERYLRPAVTGPLVGVVVVILAVSLTDPAHDLLRGPPELTAMGVFTATYGPLFWMHTLVSLAIILASVTLLTVELANADGIYREQITAVVVGFLLGIAFFLWESLAPIHPAFNLATVGIVGWCFATLWGVFRVDLLETRQVARKTLIDGMADPVIALDTEDRVLDTNPRARDLLDLDDDDVGTPVTAALSAYPPLLDAIDAGEDEREITLRRDGGERHYRIKQSPVYHTRSHAGRLGDREVRLGRTVVIEDVTERRNRERELERQNERLDEFVSVVSHDLRNPLNVAAGHAELARQECDSDHLDEVLRSHERMETLIEDLLTLARSGRSIDETEAVDLPAVARRCWRNVETDGATLSVETDLTVVADRTRLQQLLENLVRNSVEHGSTDSRPEADDSVEHGAGNDDGVTVTVGAVEDGFFVADDGSGIDAAEHERVFESGYSTGDEGSGLGLHIVERIAEAHGWSVRAAESAAGGARFEITGVEAA
- a CDS encoding AAA domain-containing protein; its protein translation is MNLRGTIIDVGEVRSVSTRHGERELVEATIRPERIDGEGATTADGSVTVTLWGKWTHTAEHAGEGMDLLVTEAEETEFRGERGYATTGDSYVVLEPDFLVDVTDVRSWVQCPRMYYLNKLSGVPLAYPVVKGTIVHEVFGDLLRGRDLDAAVADHVEAAGLELGLLGREAEEVRDEVRRNAAAIEGWLAQGTLTDEDEWRSEYTLISPTFGIKGRADALRRGMPVELKTGKNTKRDPRFHDKIQAATYALLLGESGDPPDTGTLLYTKNAALDRSEASGDLSPAKEFSVGRGLLEFVVRTRNEIAAAEAERRVPTGYEADAKCEWCFEQDTCMVVSGRLDQESKAGQVGTAIPEEEREYFETFYRAIEDERRAVHAEYRKLWEQRPAERAAADRALIDLEPLDRRQLPDGDWELRARVPDGAVSKLREGDVALASAGDPIDGDAELGRIEELGDEAVVRADEPLDLRRLDVYPSEISVSRQLTALHDALLKGDPERKDVLFGRRDPTFNEVTETFVDNNDAQNDAVRRAVGAEDFALVHGPPGTGKTYTIAHLVRALVERGERVLLSAFTNRAVDNALEALREQGFEDVARVGTATGVREDMLDVRLERRGEPNDRAAALRSAPVVAATTATCGSRELREDSFDVAVVDEASQLTEPGTLAAINLADRFVLVGDHQQLPPVVQSGDERLATSLFERLHDAHPDAATMLDRQYRMSQRIQAFASREFYDGALRPATPEVAGGTLSDLPGVDGAALGPELRRGVRFIDPDGCREGNANPVEAERVAAVVAEYLDAGVDPDDVVVIAPFRAQVAEISRRVDVAVDTVDRFQGSSAEVVVVSFVATGDLDGPIFEDTRRVNVALTRAKKSLVLVGDAGALASEPFYARMLDWARR
- a CDS encoding transcription initiation factor IIB, encoding MSETTTYSTTDAAEREQERTDERTAPNCPECSGSLVTDEEHGETVCADCGLVVEEDEIDHGPEWRAFDSSERDSKSRVGAPTTQMMHDKGLSTNIGWQDKDAYGRALSSRQREKMQRLRTWNERFRTRDSKERNLKQALGEIDRMASALGLPENVRETASVIYRRALADDLLPGRSIEGVATSALYAAARQAGTPRSLDEIATVSRVEKMELTRTYRYVVRELKLEVKPADPEQYVPRFASDLDLSEEVSRQARELLRSSRERGVHSGKSPVGLAAAAVYAAALLTNETVTQSEVSEVANISEVTIRNRYKELLEAKGAADAA